In the Magnolia sinica isolate HGM2019 chromosome 15, MsV1, whole genome shotgun sequence genome, one interval contains:
- the LOC131228188 gene encoding UBP1-associated protein 2A-like: MAKKRKPEQKPIVIEDESSQEEEEEEQQEQEESSESDSEEVEEEEEEEDEEEEQQQKQGDSSEAEEDSDSEESESQDESSKRDTIRNLLQPFGKDQLIDILKAAALKNRSIASRLILAAESDPVHRKLFIHGLGWDATNDTLLSAFKIYGPIEDCNVVTDKITGKSKGYGFVLFKTRAGARKALEQPQKKVGGRAISCQLASFGPVPGGQAGGSSESTAGRKIFVRNVPPNVDLERLRAFFGRYGEIEGGPVGCGRGFAIFTYKTAEECRKALEEPIKVFEGFQLSCQRAIEKAPAGNKPVGPTLGAGILQPNDLALAYNSTALLGLNAGMLGQNLNPAAAGLVGQNPALGVGLSSAAGSGLSPTVNRSSGPSSLYGVGLGATGLSGQSGINSISPSVIGSYGSQAALQGLGAYQSAQFGQSSAAAAVSATRSQSGIGLIGSFPPSYLGR; the protein is encoded by the coding sequence ATGGCCAAAAAGAGGAAACCCGAGCAAAAACCAATAGTCATAGAAGACGAATCttcccaagaagaagaagaagaagaacaacaagaACAAGAGGAATCCTCAGAGTCAGATTCTGAAGAGgtcgaagaggaagaagaagaagaagacgaagaagaagaacaacaacagAAGCAAGGAGATTCATCCGAAGCCGAAGAAGATTCCGATTCGGAAGAATCCGAATCGCAAGACGAGTCATCCAAACGCGATACGATTCGTAATCTCCTCCAGCCCTTCGGCAAGGACCAGCTCATCGACATCCTCAAGGCGGCTGCTCTCAAGAACCGTTCGATCGCGTCTCGCCTCATCTTGGCCGCAGAATCCGATCCGGTCCACCGCAAGCTCTTCATCCATGGCCTCGGATGGGACGCCACCAACGACACGCTCCTATCGGCGTTCAAGATCTACGGTCCGATTGAAGATTGCAATGTCGTGACTGACAAGATCACTGGTAAATCCAAGGGCTATGGGTTCGTGCTGTTCAAGACCCGTGCTGGCGCCCGTAAGGCGCTGGAGCAGCCGCAGAAGAAGGTTGGTGGGCGGGCGATTTCCTGCCAGCTCGCGTCGTTCGGGCCTGTCCCCGGGGGGCAAGCGGGGGGGTCCAGCGAGTCGACAGCGGGACGGAAGATCTTCGTCCGGAATGTACCTCCCAATGTTGACCTTGAACGGCTCCGGGCGTTCTTCGGGAGGTATGGCGAGATTGAGGGCGGCCCTGTGGGATGTGGACGGGGGTTTGCAATCTTCACCTATAAGACTGCAGAAGAGTGTAGGAAGGCGTTGGAGGAGCCAATTAAGGTGTTTGAAGGGTTCCAATTAAGTTGCCAGCGGGCAATCGAGAAGGCCCCAGCAGGCAATaagccggtggggcccacacttggGGCGGGAATACTGCAGCCAAACGATCTTGCGCTAGCCTACAATTCAACGGCTTTGTTGGGTTTGAATGCAGGTATGTTAGGTCAGAATTTGAATCCGGCAGCAGCAGGTCTTGTGGGTCAGAATCCGGCATTGGGTGTGGGGTTGTCATCTGCAGCAGGTAGTGGGCTGTCACCTACTGTGAATCGGAGCAGCGGGCCCTCTTCTCTTTATGGGGTCGGATTGGGTGCCACGGGACTCAGTGGACAGTCAGGGATCAATAGCATTAGCCCGAGTGTTATCGGGAGTTACGGGTCGCAGGCAGCTCTGCAAGGATTGGGTGCATACCAGAGTGCACAGTTCGGTCAATCATCAGCGGCAGCGGCAGTGTCTGCGACGAGGTCTCAATCTGGTATTGGATTGATTGGAAGCTTTCCGCCGTCTTATCTTGGACGCTAG